One genomic window of Medicago truncatula cultivar Jemalong A17 chromosome 1, MtrunA17r5.0-ANR, whole genome shotgun sequence includes the following:
- the LOC25484835 gene encoding peroxidase 41 codes for MAFPILFLLLISLPFSFSSAELNIDYYKQTCPDFEKIVRENIFNKQSASPATAPGLLRLFFHDCITDGCDGSVLISSTAYNPHAEKDAEINLSLSGDGYDVVNKIKNALEIACPGVVSCSDIVAQATRDLVKMVGGPFYPVALGRKDSRVSEASRTEKALPTTKMTMDDIISKFTVKNFTIKEMVALTGAHTIGFTHCKEFSDRIFNFSKTSETDPTLHPKLAKGLREVCKNYTTDPNMAAFNDVRSPGKFDNAYYQNVLKGLGLLRTDAMLGSDPRTKPIVELYARDEQAFFQDFARAMEKVSVLGVKTGTQGEVRSRCDQFNKIQG; via the coding sequence ATGGCTTTCCCTATCCTCTTCCTTCTCCTCATTTCccttccattttctttttcttcagcTGAACTCAACATTGATTACTACAAACAAACATGTCCTGACTTTGAAAAAATTGTTAGGgaaaacatcttcaacaaacaAAGTGCAAGCCCGGCAACAGCACCGGGACTCCTCCGTCTCTTTTTCCACGATTGCATCACCGACGGTTGTGATGGATCGGTCCTTATCTCTTCAACGGCTTACAACCCTCACGCTGAAAAAGACGCAGAAATCAACCTCTCCCTCTCAGGGGATGGATACGACGtcgttaataaaataaaaaatgcattggAAATAGCATGTCCTGGTGTTGTTTCATGTTCTGACATTGTTGCACAAGCAACAAGGGATCTTGTTAAGATGGTTGGTGGTCCATTTTATCCTGTGGCGTTAGGAAGAAAAGATAGTCGTGTATCAGAAGCTTCAAGAACTGAAAAAGCTCttccaacaacaaaaatgaCAATGGACGATATTATTAGCAAATTTACCGTAAAGAACTTCACTATTAAGGAAATGGTTGCATTAACCGGTGCACATACAATTGGTTTCACTCACTGCAAAGAATTCAGCGACAGAATTTTCAACTTCAGCAAAACCTCTGAGACTGATCCTACACTTCATCCAAAATTGGCTAAAGGGTTGAGAGAAGTTTGCAAAAACTATACTACTGACCCTAATATGGCTGCTTTTAATGATGTTAGGTCACCAGGGAAATTTGACAATGCATATTACCAAAATGTGTTGAAAGGTTTGGGTTTATTGAGAACAGATGCTATGTTGGGTTCTGATCCAAGGACCAAGCCAATTGTGGAGTTATATGCAAGAGATGAACAAGCTTTCTTTCAAGATTTTGCTAGGGCAATGGAGAAGGTTTCTGTGCTTGGAGTGAAGACTGGTACACAAGGAGAGGTGAGGAGCAGGTGTGACCAATTCAACAAAATTCAGGGCTAA